One window from the genome of Bacillus oleivorans encodes:
- a CDS encoding putative polysaccharide biosynthesis protein, with protein sequence MSRMNPWVKGAFILSVAGIITKILSAGYRVPFQNMVGDRGFYIYQQVYPFYGLIVAFMMFGFPMAISKLYAEGTRKKEDFISIFLGLCVIGLSGFLILYYGSPLLANWIKDQELAPLFQTLAYLFLLFPFISMQRGLFQGKGNMVPTALSLIGEQLVRVATILIGALLLTKAHRDLYEVGNAAVFGSITGGIMALFILAIYSPWKNWIRWAGLRIDWSFMKSFIGLGIIFSLNTLLFIFLQLADSLQLYQLLLAGGESPFRSKELKGIYDRGQPLIQLGVVLATSFSLALVPGLAKLQSEKKHNEIKKYIQLSVKVSVVVGMAATVGYALIMEPLNEMLFQTAEGTDVLTVLSASVVLGSISITGFAIMQGLGIHRPLIWLSISVFLGKVILNFLFIPLFGTLGAAISTVSILILLTVGIIRLLSVKGYKLKASSAFIKKIGTALAGMAATVLISLIIMQSADWFSDSYRANSAFQAIISSIAGAAVYLWLLMQLEVFSKEELHAFPKGKGFFKLFTLRK encoded by the coding sequence ATGTCGAGAATGAATCCGTGGGTAAAGGGTGCGTTCATCCTTTCTGTGGCTGGCATTATCACAAAAATTTTAAGTGCCGGTTATCGTGTCCCTTTTCAAAATATGGTTGGGGACCGCGGTTTTTATATATACCAGCAAGTATATCCCTTTTATGGGCTGATTGTAGCATTTATGATGTTTGGATTTCCAATGGCTATATCGAAGCTTTATGCGGAAGGGACCAGAAAGAAAGAGGATTTTATTAGTATATTCTTAGGATTATGCGTAATTGGGTTATCAGGATTTTTGATTTTATATTATGGATCGCCGCTTTTAGCCAATTGGATAAAGGATCAAGAGTTAGCTCCTCTCTTTCAGACATTAGCTTATTTATTCCTGCTATTCCCTTTTATTTCGATGCAAAGAGGTCTGTTCCAGGGGAAGGGAAACATGGTTCCAACGGCTTTATCATTGATTGGTGAGCAATTAGTCAGAGTGGCTACGATTTTAATTGGGGCCTTACTTTTAACAAAAGCTCATCGTGATCTTTATGAGGTAGGGAATGCCGCGGTATTTGGTTCCATCACAGGGGGAATCATGGCATTATTTATTTTGGCGATTTATTCTCCTTGGAAAAATTGGATTAGGTGGGCTGGATTGCGGATTGACTGGAGCTTCATGAAATCGTTTATTGGACTAGGTATTATTTTTTCATTAAATACATTGCTTTTTATTTTTTTACAGCTTGCAGACTCATTGCAGCTTTATCAGCTTTTATTGGCTGGAGGGGAAAGTCCGTTCCGTTCAAAGGAATTAAAAGGAATTTATGACAGGGGGCAGCCTTTAATTCAGCTTGGCGTCGTTTTGGCAACTTCCTTTTCCCTGGCGCTTGTACCGGGTCTTGCTAAATTGCAATCAGAAAAAAAACATAACGAAATTAAAAAATATATTCAGCTCTCCGTAAAGGTGAGTGTTGTTGTTGGCATGGCCGCAACAGTTGGATATGCTTTAATAATGGAACCACTCAATGAAATGCTTTTTCAAACCGCAGAAGGAACTGACGTATTAACGGTTCTTTCAGCTTCAGTTGTTCTTGGTTCAATCAGTATCACCGGATTTGCGATTATGCAAGGATTAGGCATACATCGCCCTTTAATTTGGCTTAGTATCAGTGTGTTTTTAGGAAAAGTCATTTTAAACTTTTTGTTCATTCCACTATTTGGAACGTTAGGTGCAGCCATCAGTACGGTATCTATTCTGATTTTGCTTACAGTGGGAATAATTCGTTTACTATCAGTTAAAGGATATAAACTAAAGGCATCTTCTGCCTTTATTAAAAAAATAGGAACCGCCTTAGCCGGAATGGCCGCAACAGTTTTAATCTCGCTCATCATTATGCAATCTGCCGACTGGTTTTCCGACAGCTATCGGGCAAATTCTGCTTTTCAGGCAATTATCTCAAGTATTGCAGGGGCTGCCGTGTATCTATGGTTATTAATGCAGCTGGAGGTGTTCTCAAAAGAAGAGCTGCATGCATTTCCAAAAGGGAAAGGATTTTTTAAACTTTTTACTTTGCGTAAATAA
- the mfd gene encoding transcription-repair coupling factor: protein MKGLLQHFLEQDDVGSIIEGIHEGLEEQLVTGLSGSSRAILMTAVHEHTKRPLIIVTYNLLQAQKLYDDISSLLPEEFVYLYPANDLIVADFSAASPELKAQRIETLNQLARGNARVLIVPIAGLRRLLPPRTIWESYQLSFQIGEDVDLEQLLQTLIQMGYTRTEMVQSPGEFSLRGGILDLYTLTEEDPIRIEFFDTEVDSIRTFSIDDQRSKQKLDSIIVGPVQESLLDDVHIERMAKGLEAGRARSLQKLKDDTVKKKLVEFIQVEKERILQRKDEYTYRYLSLAYEDPASLLDYAPVDSVVFVDEYNRIVETNQTLEKEEIEWYTSLLSEGQMIHDISFSHSLDGTLKGTRFPLLFLSLFLKQVPNFSPQNIISFSCKPMQQFHGQMNLLKQELARWEKSGFTVLFTGSTHDRVKKLERVLEDYEIESLLLEDTSALLKGKTQVAYVPLQSGFELPMLKLAVITEEELFQKKARKTSRRQKLSNAERIKNYSELKPGDYVVHVNHGIGKYLGIETLEINGIHKDYLHVRYQGDDKLYVPIEQIDLVQKYVGSEGKEPKVYKLGGSEWKRVKKKVQSSVQDIADDLIKLYAEREASKGYAFSPDSDLQREFEATFVYQETEDQLRSIHEIKRDMEKERPMERLLCGDVGYGKTEVAIRAAFKAVMDGKQVAFLVPTTILAQQHYETMRERFQDFPIQVGLMSRFRTKKQQQETIKGLKNGTIDVVVGTHRILSKDIQYHDLGLLIIDEEQRFGVTHKEKIKQLKANIDVLTLTATPIPRTLHMSMLGVRDLSVIETPPENRFPVQTYVMEYNGSLVREAIERELARDGQVYFLYNRVEDIERKAEEISMLVPEARVVYAHGKMAESELESVILSFIEGEADVLVSTTIIETGVDIPNVNTLIVHDADKMGLSQLYQLRGRVGRTNRVAYAYFTYRRDKVLTEVAEKRLQAIKEFTELGSGFKIAMRDLSIRGAGNLLGAQQHGFIDSVGFDLYSDMLREAIEERKGRDHTKQEKRTVEIDLEIDAYIPDAYITDGKQKIEMYKRFRNLSTFEEIEELREEMVDRFGDYPMEVERLFTISEIKVRAGLIQLESIKQVKDSITILVSEQGSQLINGEKLFLMTSSLGRKVGLGMEGNQLKVVLYLHGQETKDWFALLEKVIIGMSDALKQENYVS, encoded by the coding sequence TTGAAAGGATTGCTTCAGCACTTTCTAGAACAAGATGATGTAGGATCGATTATAGAAGGCATTCACGAAGGGCTAGAAGAACAGTTAGTGACCGGTTTGTCTGGTTCATCTAGGGCGATTTTAATGACAGCTGTTCACGAACATACAAAGCGGCCTTTAATTATAGTAACCTACAATCTTTTACAAGCACAAAAGCTATACGATGATATAAGCTCTCTGCTGCCAGAGGAGTTTGTGTATTTATATCCTGCTAACGATTTAATTGTTGCAGACTTTAGCGCGGCTAGCCCAGAGCTTAAGGCCCAGAGAATTGAAACATTAAACCAATTGGCGAGAGGAAATGCTCGTGTTCTGATTGTTCCGATTGCAGGATTAAGAAGATTACTGCCGCCCCGAACTATTTGGGAAAGCTATCAGCTTTCCTTTCAAATCGGGGAAGATGTCGATTTGGAACAATTACTGCAAACTCTTATTCAAATGGGGTATACCCGGACTGAGATGGTGCAATCACCGGGTGAATTTAGCTTGCGTGGCGGAATCTTAGATTTGTATACGCTAACAGAAGAGGACCCGATACGGATTGAATTTTTTGATACTGAAGTAGACTCCATTCGTACCTTTTCTATTGATGATCAGCGTTCCAAACAAAAATTAGATTCTATTATTGTCGGTCCTGTTCAGGAATCCTTATTAGATGATGTTCATATAGAGCGGATGGCAAAAGGACTCGAAGCTGGAAGAGCTAGAAGTCTCCAGAAGCTAAAAGATGATACGGTAAAGAAAAAATTAGTTGAATTTATTCAGGTTGAAAAAGAGCGGATTCTCCAGAGAAAGGATGAATATACGTACCGTTATCTATCGCTTGCCTATGAAGATCCTGCAAGTTTACTAGATTATGCACCTGTAGATTCTGTTGTTTTTGTAGATGAGTACAACCGGATCGTGGAGACGAATCAAACATTAGAAAAAGAAGAAATAGAATGGTACACTAGTTTGCTTTCTGAAGGGCAAATGATTCATGACATATCCTTTTCTCATTCATTGGATGGAACTTTGAAAGGGACTCGTTTTCCGCTTCTATTTTTATCGCTGTTTTTAAAACAGGTTCCAAACTTTAGTCCGCAAAATATTATAAGTTTTTCTTGTAAGCCGATGCAGCAGTTTCATGGGCAAATGAATTTACTAAAGCAGGAACTCGCCAGGTGGGAAAAGAGCGGGTTTACCGTTCTTTTTACTGGATCTACCCATGACAGGGTAAAAAAGCTAGAGAGGGTACTTGAGGATTATGAAATCGAAAGTCTGCTTTTAGAAGATACATCTGCTTTACTCAAGGGGAAAACTCAAGTAGCTTATGTTCCGCTTCAAAGCGGCTTTGAGCTTCCAATGCTGAAGCTCGCCGTTATTACCGAAGAAGAGCTCTTTCAAAAGAAAGCAAGAAAAACCAGTAGAAGACAAAAGCTTTCCAATGCAGAACGGATTAAGAACTATTCTGAATTAAAACCAGGTGACTATGTGGTTCATGTTAACCATGGGATTGGGAAGTACTTAGGCATTGAAACTCTTGAAATTAATGGGATTCATAAAGATTATCTCCATGTAAGGTACCAAGGGGATGACAAACTTTACGTTCCAATAGAACAAATTGATTTAGTCCAAAAATATGTCGGTTCAGAAGGCAAAGAACCGAAAGTCTATAAACTAGGCGGAAGCGAATGGAAACGGGTAAAGAAGAAAGTTCAATCCTCCGTTCAGGATATTGCTGATGACTTAATTAAGCTCTATGCAGAGCGGGAAGCTTCAAAAGGGTATGCTTTTTCGCCAGACAGTGATCTCCAGCGGGAATTTGAAGCTACATTTGTTTATCAGGAAACCGAAGATCAGCTAAGATCCATCCATGAAATCAAAAGAGATATGGAAAAAGAGCGGCCGATGGAACGCCTGCTCTGTGGAGACGTAGGCTATGGAAAAACTGAAGTTGCGATCCGGGCTGCCTTTAAAGCTGTAATGGATGGGAAGCAAGTAGCCTTTTTAGTGCCTACTACAATCCTGGCCCAGCAGCATTATGAAACGATGCGAGAGAGATTTCAGGATTTCCCGATTCAAGTCGGATTAATGAGCCGTTTTCGTACTAAAAAGCAACAGCAAGAAACGATTAAGGGCCTTAAAAACGGCACAATTGATGTAGTCGTTGGGACTCATCGAATCCTTTCAAAGGATATTCAATATCATGACCTCGGTCTGCTCATTATTGATGAAGAGCAGCGTTTTGGCGTGACGCATAAAGAAAAAATTAAGCAGCTCAAAGCTAATATTGATGTTTTAACCTTAACAGCAACACCGATTCCAAGAACATTACACATGTCTATGTTAGGGGTAAGAGACCTATCTGTTATTGAAACACCGCCTGAGAATCGTTTTCCAGTACAAACCTACGTGATGGAGTATAACGGATCCCTTGTAAGAGAAGCGATTGAAAGAGAATTGGCACGTGATGGACAGGTTTATTTCCTTTATAATCGGGTGGAGGATATTGAAAGAAAGGCTGAAGAAATATCAATGCTAGTCCCTGAGGCAAGGGTTGTTTATGCCCACGGAAAAATGGCGGAAAGTGAATTAGAGTCTGTCATTTTGAGTTTCATTGAAGGAGAGGCAGATGTATTGGTCAGCACAACCATTATTGAAACAGGGGTTGATATTCCAAATGTGAACACCTTGATCGTTCACGATGCTGATAAAATGGGTCTGTCACAGCTTTACCAGCTAAGAGGACGGGTAGGCCGAACAAATCGGGTAGCCTATGCTTATTTTACCTATCGGCGCGATAAGGTATTAACGGAGGTAGCGGAAAAACGTCTGCAAGCGATAAAGGAGTTTACTGAACTAGGCTCTGGTTTTAAAATTGCAATGCGCGATTTATCTATCCGCGGAGCAGGAAATTTATTAGGAGCACAACAGCATGGCTTTATTGATTCAGTCGGATTTGACCTTTACTCGGATATGTTAAGAGAAGCAATAGAGGAAAGAAAAGGCCGTGATCATACAAAACAGGAAAAAAGAACAGTTGAGATTGATCTAGAGATTGATGCCTATATTCCGGATGCTTATATTACGGATGGGAAGCAGAAGATCGAGATGTATAAAAGATTCCGCAATCTTTCAACCTTTGAGGAGATTGAAGAATTAAGAGAAGAAATGGTGGACCGGTTTGGCGACTATCCAATGGAGGTTGAAAGGCTCTTTACCATTTCCGAAATAAAGGTTCGGGCGGGATTGATTCAGCTGGAATCTATTAAGCAAGTGAAGGATTCAATTACTATTCTTGTGTCTGAGCAGGGAAGTCAGCTAATTAATGGAGAAAAACTATTCTTAATGACAAGCTCGCTTGGAAGGAAAGTAGGACTCGGAATGGAAGGAAATCAATTAAAAGTTGTTTTGTATCTTCATGGCCAGGAAACGAAAGATTGGTTTGCGCTGCTTGAAAAAGTCATCATTGGAATGTCAGATGCCCTTAAGCAAGAGAATTATGTTTCGTAA
- the pth gene encoding aminoacyl-tRNA hydrolase: protein MKLIVGLGNPGSQYDKTRHNIGFEVIDQLSEQLQTPLTIQKHKGILGKGSYNGESFILLKPLTYMNLSGESIGEVSHFYKIEPSDIVVLYDDLDLPVGKIRLRQKGSAGGHNGLKSTIQHLGTTEFNRIRIGINRPAAGIPVPQYVLGKFTKDEQEMMAEAVKTSANACEAWLTKPFLQVMNEYN, encoded by the coding sequence ATGAAATTAATCGTTGGGTTAGGGAACCCAGGTTCACAATATGATAAAACTAGACATAATATAGGATTTGAAGTGATAGACCAATTATCAGAGCAGCTACAAACTCCTTTAACGATTCAAAAACATAAAGGAATCCTGGGAAAGGGTTCGTACAATGGTGAATCTTTCATCCTGTTAAAACCATTAACGTATATGAATCTTTCAGGGGAATCCATCGGTGAAGTCAGCCATTTTTATAAAATCGAACCTTCTGATATTGTCGTTTTATATGATGATTTAGATCTCCCAGTCGGAAAAATCCGCCTTAGACAAAAAGGTAGTGCTGGAGGACACAATGGCCTCAAATCGACAATTCAGCATTTAGGTACGACTGAATTTAACAGGATTCGGATTGGAATCAATCGTCCGGCGGCAGGAATTCCTGTTCCTCAATATGTATTAGGCAAATTTACGAAGGATGAACAGGAAATGATGGCTGAAGCAGTGAAGACTTCGGCCAATGCGTGCGAGGCATGGTTAACCAAGCCGTTTTTGCAGGTAATGAATGAATATAATTAA
- a CDS encoding S1 domain-containing RNA-binding protein, which translates to MSIEVGSKLQGKVTGITHFGAFVELPDGSTGLVHISEVADNYVKDINEHLKVDDEVTVKVINVEKDGKIGLSIKKAIDRPAPPRGGRPRGNDRPRNDRPKNDRARTENFEQKMARFLKDSEDRLSSLKRHTESKRGGRGARRG; encoded by the coding sequence ATGTCAATTGAAGTAGGCAGCAAGTTACAAGGTAAGGTAACAGGCATTACTCACTTTGGAGCATTTGTAGAGTTGCCGGATGGCTCTACAGGTCTTGTCCATATAAGTGAGGTTGCCGACAACTATGTGAAAGACATCAATGAACACCTAAAAGTAGATGACGAGGTAACGGTAAAAGTTATCAACGTTGAAAAGGATGGAAAAATCGGCCTTTCCATTAAAAAGGCGATTGACCGTCCGGCACCGCCACGCGGAGGACGACCACGCGGAAATGACCGTCCAAGAAATGATAGACCAAAAAATGATCGGGCCAGAACGGAAAACTTTGAACAAAAAATGGCTCGCTTTTTAAAGGATAGTGAAGATCGATTGTCTTCTTTAAAACGCCACACAGAATCCAAACGTGGCGGAAGAGGTGCTAGAAGAGGGTAA
- the spoVT gene encoding stage V sporulation protein T — MKATGIVRRIDDLGRVVIPKEIRRTLRIREGDPLEIFVDRDGEVILKKYSPISELSDFAKEYAEALFDSLGNPVIICDRDMVIAVAGGSKKEYMNKNISEMVEKIMDERSSVLVTTQSEVSLVDGHEETLNSYTVGPIVANGDPIGAVIIFSKDGTVGEVEQKAVETAAGFLARQMEQ, encoded by the coding sequence ATGAAAGCAACTGGTATCGTTCGACGTATTGATGATTTAGGACGAGTTGTCATTCCAAAAGAAATTCGCAGAACTCTAAGAATTAGAGAAGGAGATCCGCTGGAGATTTTCGTAGATCGTGACGGTGAAGTTATTTTAAAGAAATATTCTCCAATTAGTGAGTTGAGTGATTTTGCTAAAGAATATGCTGAAGCCTTGTTTGATAGCTTAGGAAACCCTGTTATTATATGTGACCGTGATATGGTCATTGCCGTTGCAGGGGGATCAAAGAAGGAATACATGAATAAAAACATCAGTGAAATGGTCGAAAAAATTATGGATGAAAGAAGTTCCGTTCTTGTAACAACACAAAGTGAAGTATCTTTAGTTGATGGCCATGAAGAAACACTTAACTCTTATACAGTTGGACCTATTGTAGCCAATGGCGACCCAATAGGTGCAGTTATTATTTTCTCAAAAGACGGTACAGTAGGAGAAGTCGAGCAAAAAGCTGTAGAAACAGCAGCTGGGTTTTTAGCAAGACAAATGGAACAATAA
- the yabP gene encoding sporulation protein YabP has product MRGRRVLDITGVKQVESFDNEEFLLETSMGFLSIRGQNLQMKNLDVDKGIVSIKGKVFDLEYIDQQSGDKAKGFFSKLFK; this is encoded by the coding sequence ATGAGAGGCAGAAGAGTACTAGATATTACAGGGGTTAAACAAGTAGAAAGCTTTGATAATGAAGAATTTCTATTAGAAACATCAATGGGGTTTCTCTCCATTCGCGGGCAAAATCTTCAAATGAAAAACTTAGATGTAGATAAGGGTATTGTATCGATTAAAGGAAAGGTCTTTGACCTAGAATATATAGATCAGCAGTCTGGGGATAAGGCTAAAGGGTTCTTTAGCAAGTTGTTCAAATGA
- the mazG gene encoding nucleoside triphosphate pyrophosphohydrolase, producing MNGKIIVAGLGAGDLNQLPLGIYKLLKQAKHIFLRTKEHPVVQELEKEGFTYTSFDAIYEKHDQFDSVYEEIVTELFKEAETHEVLYCVPGHPLVAEKTVELLLAGQKQKGIQVEIKGGQSFLDAMFQAIQVDPIDGFQLLDAATLQGDEIDLRKHQIIGQVYDVFVASHVKLTLLELLPHDYRVQVVAYAGMEKEEVRTVPLFELDHEPIFHNLTSLYVPPVQNEELLYNQFATFKRIIAALRGPGGCPWDQKQTHITLKPYLIEEAYELLDAIDEEDVDGMIEELGDVLLQVLLHAQIGEDEGHFTIRDVIASISSKMVRRHPHVFGEKNVKSVDEVISNWQDIKAGEKNQEERETSILNRIEKSLPSLLKAYELQKEAGKAGFDWEEAGPALEKVKEEIAEIETELNAPQIDRSKLAKEIGDLLFASINVARLSKIHPEDALRMTNEKFIKRFRHIEERVKQSGKSFKDFTLDELDAFWDEAKRIEKQGY from the coding sequence ATGAATGGGAAAATAATAGTAGCGGGATTGGGAGCAGGCGATCTCAACCAGCTGCCCTTAGGAATCTATAAACTACTAAAACAGGCTAAACATATTTTCTTAAGAACAAAAGAACATCCTGTTGTACAGGAGTTAGAAAAAGAAGGTTTCACCTATACAAGCTTTGATGCCATTTATGAAAAACATGATCAGTTTGATTCGGTTTATGAAGAAATTGTCACAGAACTTTTTAAAGAAGCCGAAACCCACGAAGTTCTCTATTGTGTGCCAGGTCATCCTCTTGTAGCAGAAAAAACAGTGGAGCTGTTATTAGCTGGGCAGAAACAAAAAGGAATTCAGGTTGAGATTAAAGGCGGACAAAGCTTTTTAGATGCCATGTTTCAGGCAATTCAGGTCGATCCGATTGATGGTTTTCAATTGTTAGACGCGGCAACTCTGCAAGGAGATGAAATTGATTTAAGGAAACACCAGATCATCGGCCAGGTTTATGATGTATTTGTGGCTTCTCATGTGAAGCTTACTTTATTAGAGCTTTTACCGCATGATTATCGGGTCCAGGTCGTTGCTTATGCGGGTATGGAAAAGGAAGAAGTTCGAACTGTTCCTCTATTTGAATTAGATCATGAACCAATTTTTCATAATTTAACCAGCCTCTACGTACCGCCTGTTCAAAATGAAGAGCTTTTATATAATCAGTTTGCTACATTCAAAAGAATTATCGCAGCTCTTAGAGGACCAGGAGGCTGTCCATGGGACCAAAAGCAAACTCATATCACATTAAAACCTTATTTAATTGAAGAGGCTTACGAACTGTTAGATGCAATCGATGAAGAAGATGTGGATGGGATGATTGAGGAGCTTGGTGATGTGCTCCTGCAAGTTCTGCTTCATGCACAAATCGGTGAGGATGAGGGGCATTTTACCATACGCGACGTTATCGCCTCGATCAGCAGTAAAATGGTTAGACGTCATCCTCATGTTTTTGGGGAAAAGAACGTTAAGAGCGTCGATGAAGTGATATCGAACTGGCAGGATATTAAGGCCGGGGAAAAGAATCAAGAGGAGCGGGAAACATCGATATTAAATCGGATTGAGAAAAGCCTGCCTAGCCTATTAAAAGCGTACGAGCTGCAGAAGGAAGCAGGCAAAGCAGGGTTTGATTGGGAAGAAGCGGGACCAGCCCTTGAGAAAGTAAAAGAAGAAATAGCGGAAATAGAAACAGAATTGAACGCGCCACAAATCGATCGCAGCAAATTGGCTAAAGAAATAGGAGACTTATTATTTGCCAGTATTAATGTAGCGAGGCTATCAAAAATCCATCCCGAAGATGCGTTGCGAATGACCAATGAAAAATTCATAAAGAGGTTCCGGCATATTGAAGAAAGAGTCAAGCAATCTGGAAAATCATTTAAGGACTTTACGTTGGACGAGCTCGATGCATTTTGGGACGAGGCGAAAAGAATAGAAAAGCAAGGGTATTAA
- a CDS encoding 50S ribosomal protein L25/general stress protein Ctc produces the protein MATYTLEAEKREKSRHSVLTGLRQEGKIPAVVYGRKSESMPISVREKDFLKTIREAGRNGIISLNINGNKTDVILTDYQHDFLKNEIIHADFFSVDMSSDIEVEVQVVLVGEAAGVKDGGVLQQATHELSIKAKPKDIPSAIEVDITSLQVGDTVTVADLKGKGAIYEIKHDDSLVIASILPPKQEEEINSGEEQAEGTPEKEEGRETEPDTNEE, from the coding sequence ATGGCAACTTATACTCTAGAAGCTGAGAAAAGGGAAAAGTCACGCCATTCAGTGTTAACAGGGCTTAGACAAGAAGGGAAAATTCCGGCTGTTGTCTATGGGCGGAAAAGCGAAAGTATGCCAATTTCTGTACGAGAAAAGGACTTCTTGAAAACAATTAGAGAAGCGGGAAGAAATGGGATCATTTCATTAAACATTAATGGAAATAAAACCGATGTCATATTAACAGATTACCAGCATGATTTCTTAAAAAATGAAATCATTCATGCCGATTTTTTTTCAGTCGATATGTCCTCTGATATTGAAGTGGAAGTTCAGGTTGTACTGGTCGGAGAAGCGGCAGGTGTCAAGGATGGCGGCGTCTTGCAGCAGGCAACCCATGAGCTTTCCATTAAGGCGAAACCGAAAGATATTCCTTCCGCAATCGAAGTGGATATTACGAGTCTCCAGGTCGGAGATACGGTTACAGTCGCCGATTTAAAAGGAAAAGGCGCTATTTATGAGATCAAGCACGATGATTCATTAGTTATTGCTTCGATTCTCCCTCCTAAGCAAGAGGAAGAAATTAATTCCGGTGAAGAGCAGGCTGAGGGAACTCCAGAAAAAGAAGAGGGTCGTGAAACAGAACCCGACACAAATGAAGAATAA
- a CDS encoding anti-sigma-F factor Fin family protein — MSLHYHCKHCGTKIGSLDQVSLHTERLGFHKLTEEERQEMIEYSPTGDIHIKSICEDCQEALQRNPDLYYSDFIIQ; from the coding sequence ATGTCACTCCATTATCATTGCAAGCATTGCGGCACAAAAATTGGCTCTTTGGATCAAGTTTCTTTGCATACAGAGAGATTAGGGTTTCATAAATTAACAGAAGAAGAGCGGCAAGAAATGATTGAATATTCACCTACTGGCGATATTCATATTAAAAGTATTTGTGAGGATTGCCAAGAAGCACTGCAAAGAAACCCAGATTTATACTATTCAGATTTCATTATTCAATAA
- a CDS encoding FtsB family cell division protein: MGADLKKKKVTTIHEQYVQERAVVSQQNAKKKKYLVRRLTVFFIFACVLTGYLISSIFSQASAVEQKQKELQKLEAQLEKMQEDQTILEEQIQKLNDDEYLGQLARKYYYLSDDNEIIFDLPEEEESGSN, translated from the coding sequence ATGGGGGCCGATTTGAAAAAGAAGAAGGTTACTACAATTCATGAACAATATGTACAAGAACGTGCAGTGGTATCTCAACAAAACGCGAAAAAGAAAAAATATTTAGTGAGAAGACTAACGGTATTTTTTATTTTCGCCTGTGTGCTAACGGGCTATCTGATATCTTCCATTTTCTCACAAGCCTCCGCCGTTGAGCAAAAACAGAAGGAATTGCAAAAACTAGAAGCCCAATTAGAGAAAATGCAAGAGGATCAAACGATTCTCGAGGAACAAATTCAAAAGCTGAATGATGATGAATATTTGGGCCAGCTCGCTAGAAAATATTATTACCTTTCAGACGACAATGAGATTATTTTCGATCTGCCAGAGGAAGAAGAAAGTGGCTCTAATTGA
- the yabQ gene encoding spore cortex biosynthesis protein YabQ has product MTLSTQFYTLLAMIGMGSCFGIALDTYNRFLKRGKRKRWIVFMNDLLFWIVQTLLIFYVLFIVNHGELRFYLFLAILCGFAAYQSLMKKIYNRLLESMIQLVVHLWRLLVKAFTHLIFQPIKSLIIFLISVVVFVGKGLLTLAKRIGSLLLWILKVVLLPIKWIFVSLWGLLPKKATKSVEKIYAKVAGFLKKSKNTILHYIKKVKDKRKK; this is encoded by the coding sequence ATGACGCTCTCTACCCAATTTTACACGCTGCTGGCCATGATCGGGATGGGCAGCTGCTTTGGGATCGCATTGGATACGTATAATCGCTTTTTAAAACGGGGTAAAAGAAAAAGGTGGATCGTCTTTATGAACGATCTTCTTTTTTGGATTGTCCAGACGCTCCTTATTTTTTATGTCCTATTTATCGTTAATCACGGTGAGCTGAGATTTTATTTGTTCCTTGCGATCCTATGCGGTTTCGCTGCCTACCAAAGCCTTATGAAAAAAATATATAACAGGCTGCTTGAAAGCATGATACAATTAGTTGTTCATCTTTGGAGACTGTTGGTCAAAGCTTTTACCCATCTAATCTTTCAGCCAATCAAGTCCCTTATTATTTTCTTGATCTCTGTCGTGGTTTTTGTCGGAAAAGGTCTTTTGACCCTTGCCAAGCGGATTGGATCCCTCCTATTATGGATTTTAAAGGTGGTACTGTTGCCAATTAAGTGGATCTTTGTCTCTTTATGGGGATTACTTCCGAAAAAGGCAACAAAATCCGTCGAAAAGATTTATGCCAAAGTGGCAGGATTTTTGAAAAAAAGTAAGAATACTATACTTCACTATATAAAAAAGGTGAAGGACAAACGCAAAAAGTAG
- a CDS encoding RNA-binding S4 domain-containing protein, with amino-acid sequence MRLDKFLKVSRLIKRRTLAKEVAEQGRISINGNEAKASTVVKVGDELSIRFGQKLVTVQVNEIKENARKEEADQLYTVISEKRLNEE; translated from the coding sequence TTGAGGTTAGATAAATTTTTAAAAGTTTCACGACTTATAAAAAGAAGAACGTTGGCCAAAGAAGTGGCAGAACAAGGGCGGATTTCCATCAACGGAAATGAAGCAAAAGCCAGCACAGTTGTGAAGGTAGGCGATGAACTTTCCATTCGCTTTGGGCAAAAACTAGTAACGGTTCAAGTAAATGAAATCAAAGAAAACGCTAGAAAAGAAGAGGCAGATCAGTTATATACGGTTATCTCTGAAAAACGGTTAAACGAAGAATAA